In the Streptomyces sp. NBC_00525 genome, one interval contains:
- a CDS encoding ABC transporter ATP-binding protein: MTPEHTTTEPVAVIEGLRVEIGGRTVLDGVDLRLRPGRITALTGGSGSGKTTTGLALLGEYPPGARVTGRVRAQRGLIGYVPQHPAAVLNPARRVGALLTDIARTRVRHLPRSRRRAAARERVLDALARVRLPADGRLLRRFPHQLSGGQQQRVVLAQMLLLGARAVVADEPTTGQDALTKRGVVDLLADVARQGIAVLLLSHDRDVVRALADEVVVLHDGRVRDAAPAALPATRTPLGGTGSGEALLDVRALVARHGRTTVLDRVSLTVRTGECLAVVGRSGSGKTTLARCLSGLHPRHDGAVLLGGRTLPPGLRDRSRSRLAEVQYVFQDAKAAFDAYRPVLDQVARTAVRLRGAAPAAARREALTLLAALGLAAEEAARRPGALSGGELQRAALARAALARPGVLLCDEITSGLDPRSRDTVLTLLDGLLRSGRVEALILITHDLDTAARAHRIAVMDAGRVVETGPTPRVLAAPEHPFTRELLAARPPASVPGTPVC, translated from the coding sequence ATGACACCCGAACACACCACCACGGAGCCCGTCGCCGTGATCGAGGGACTGCGCGTGGAGATCGGCGGACGCACCGTGCTCGACGGCGTGGACCTCCGCCTGCGGCCCGGCCGCATCACCGCGCTGACCGGCGGATCGGGCAGCGGCAAGACGACCACCGGGCTCGCCCTGCTCGGCGAGTACCCGCCCGGAGCGCGGGTGACCGGCCGCGTACGCGCACAGCGGGGCCTGATCGGCTACGTGCCCCAGCACCCGGCGGCCGTGCTCAACCCGGCCCGCCGCGTCGGCGCACTCCTCACGGACATCGCCCGCACCCGCGTGCGGCACCTGCCCCGCTCCCGGCGCCGGGCCGCCGCGCGGGAACGGGTGCTCGACGCGCTGGCCCGCGTCCGGCTGCCGGCGGACGGACGGCTGTTGCGCCGCTTCCCCCACCAGCTCTCCGGCGGACAGCAGCAGCGCGTGGTGCTCGCCCAGATGCTGCTGCTCGGCGCCCGCGCCGTCGTCGCCGACGAACCGACCACCGGACAGGACGCGCTCACCAAGCGCGGCGTCGTGGACCTGCTGGCCGACGTGGCCCGGCAGGGCATCGCCGTCCTCCTGCTCAGCCACGACCGGGACGTGGTGCGCGCGCTCGCCGACGAGGTGGTCGTCCTGCACGACGGCCGGGTACGCGACGCCGCCCCGGCGGCCCTGCCCGCCACCCGGACCCCGCTGGGCGGCACGGGAAGCGGCGAAGCGCTGCTCGACGTGCGCGCACTGGTCGCACGGCACGGCCGGACGACCGTCCTCGACCGCGTCTCGCTCACCGTCCGCACCGGGGAGTGCCTCGCCGTCGTGGGCCGCTCCGGAAGCGGCAAGACGACACTGGCGCGCTGCCTGAGCGGCCTGCACCCGCGCCACGACGGGGCCGTCCTCCTCGGCGGCCGGACCCTCCCGCCCGGCCTGCGCGACCGCTCCCGGAGCCGGCTCGCCGAGGTGCAGTACGTCTTCCAGGACGCGAAGGCCGCCTTCGACGCGTACCGCCCGGTCCTCGACCAGGTGGCGCGGACCGCGGTACGGCTGCGCGGAGCGGCCCCGGCCGCGGCGAGGCGCGAGGCGCTGACGCTGCTGGCCGCCCTGGGACTCGCGGCGGAGGAGGCGGCCCGCCGCCCCGGAGCCCTGTCCGGCGGCGAACTCCAGCGTGCGGCCCTGGCCCGAGCCGCCCTGGCCCGCCCCGGGGTCCTGCTGTGCGACGAGATCACCTCGGGCCTGGACCCCCGGTCCCGCGACACGGTCCTCACCCTGCTCGACGGCCTGCTGCGCTCGGGGCGCGTCGAGGCGCTGATCCTGATCACCCACGACCTGGACACCGCCGCCAGGGCGCACCGCATCGCGGTGATGGACGCCGGCAGGGTGGTGGAGACGGGCCCGACACCACGGGTGCTGGCCGCGCCGGAGCACCCGTTCACCAGGGAGCTGCTGGCCGCGCGTCCACCGGCTTCCGTTCCGGGCACACCGGTGTGCTGA
- a CDS encoding alpha/beta fold hydrolase — MNSYRQPGLVLTDHRFTVPLDHADPGGEQIEIFGREIVASSRADQDLPWLLYLEGGPGFGARRFTGAEAWLGRAVREFRVLLLDQRGTGLSTPANRQTLPLRGGPREQADYLAHFRADNIVRDCEAIRPRLTGGAPWTVLGQSFGGFCAVRYLSAAPEGLNTVLITGGLPSLDAHADDVYRAAYPRIERKVAAHYARYPQDVARAREITAHLAEHRPESAGHRLTPEGFQSLGILLGGGSGSHQLHYLLENAFVRTPHGTELSDTFQEGMRAATSFAGHPLYAVMHEAIYGQGGRATDWSAERVRAEFPQFDAAEAFAGGGPVLFTGESIHPWHFEVDPALRPLRETAGLLAARTDWAPLYDPARLAANEVPVAAAVYHDDMYVDTAHALRTAAAIRGLRTWVTDEFEHDGLRAGGPRVLDRLLALVRDEV, encoded by the coding sequence TTGAACAGCTACCGGCAGCCCGGCCTCGTCCTCACCGACCACCGCTTCACCGTCCCGCTGGACCACGCCGACCCCGGCGGTGAGCAGATCGAGATCTTCGGCCGGGAGATCGTGGCCTCGTCGCGGGCGGACCAGGACCTGCCCTGGCTGCTCTACCTGGAGGGCGGCCCCGGCTTCGGCGCCCGCCGCTTCACCGGCGCGGAGGCCTGGCTCGGACGGGCGGTACGGGAATTCCGGGTGCTCCTGCTCGACCAGCGCGGCACCGGCCTGTCCACGCCCGCCAACCGGCAGACGCTGCCGCTGCGCGGCGGCCCCCGCGAGCAGGCCGACTACCTCGCGCACTTCCGCGCGGACAACATCGTGCGCGACTGCGAGGCCATCCGCCCCCGGCTCACCGGCGGCGCCCCCTGGACGGTCCTCGGCCAGTCCTTCGGCGGCTTCTGCGCCGTGCGCTACCTCTCGGCCGCGCCCGAGGGGCTGAACACCGTCCTGATCACCGGCGGCCTGCCCTCCCTGGACGCCCACGCGGACGACGTCTACCGGGCCGCGTACCCCCGGATCGAACGCAAGGTCGCCGCGCACTACGCCCGCTACCCGCAGGACGTCGCACGCGCCCGCGAGATCACCGCCCACCTCGCGGAGCACCGCCCGGAGAGCGCCGGACACCGGCTGACGCCCGAGGGCTTCCAGTCCCTCGGCATCCTGCTCGGCGGCGGCAGCGGCAGCCACCAGCTGCACTACCTCCTGGAGAACGCCTTCGTCCGCACCCCGCACGGCACCGAACTGTCGGACACCTTCCAGGAGGGCATGCGCGCCGCGACCTCCTTCGCCGGACACCCCCTGTACGCCGTGATGCACGAGGCCATCTACGGCCAGGGCGGCCGGGCCACCGACTGGTCGGCCGAGCGGGTTCGCGCCGAGTTCCCGCAGTTCGACGCGGCAGAGGCCTTCGCGGGCGGCGGCCCGGTCCTCTTCACGGGCGAGAGCATCCACCCGTGGCACTTCGAGGTGGACCCGGCGCTGCGCCCGCTGCGCGAGACCGCCGGCCTGCTCGCGGCCCGCACCGACTGGGCGCCCCTGTACGACCCCGCGCGGCTCGCCGCCAACGAGGTGCCCGTGGCCGCCGCCGTCTACCACGACGACATGTACGTCGACACCGCCCACGCGCTGCGCACCGCCGCCGCGATCCGGGGACTGCGCACCTGGGTGACCGACGAGTTCGAGCACGACGGGCTGCGCGCGGGCGGACCGCGCGTCCTGGACCGGCTGCTCGCCCTGGTCCGCGACGAGGTCTGA
- a CDS encoding rhodanese-like domain-containing protein, which yields MTTPVSLSPAQAAARLAEFTVIDVRAPGEYATGHVPGALNIPLDRLDEALPALKSASARGALLVVCASGTRSTRACDVLAAADIEAATLGGGTSAWETAGHGLERPEGARTVWPMERQVRLAAGSLVVAGLLAGLRYPAARWLSAGVGSGLVFSAVTNTCGMAAALSRLPHNRAPRSAADLRTTLDALQG from the coding sequence GTGACCACCCCCGTTTCCCTCTCCCCCGCACAGGCGGCCGCCCGGCTCGCGGAGTTCACCGTGATCGACGTACGGGCACCCGGTGAGTACGCGACCGGCCATGTGCCGGGGGCGCTGAACATACCGCTCGACCGTCTCGACGAGGCGCTGCCCGCCCTCAAGTCGGCGTCCGCCCGCGGCGCCCTGCTCGTGGTCTGCGCCTCGGGCACCCGCTCGACGCGCGCCTGCGACGTCCTGGCGGCGGCCGACATCGAAGCCGCGACGCTCGGCGGCGGCACCTCCGCCTGGGAGACCGCGGGCCACGGACTGGAGCGTCCGGAGGGTGCGCGGACGGTCTGGCCGATGGAGCGCCAGGTGCGGCTCGCCGCCGGGTCGCTCGTGGTGGCCGGTCTGCTGGCGGGGCTCCGGTATCCGGCGGCGCGCTGGCTGTCGGCCGGGGTCGGCTCCGGGCTCGTCTTCTCCGCCGTCACCAACACCTGCGGCATGGCGGCGGCCCTGTCGCGGCTTCCGCACAACCGGGCGCCGCGCTCGGCGGCGGACCTGCGCACCACGCTGGACGCCCTGCAGGGCTGA
- a CDS encoding PIG-L deacetylase family protein has protein sequence MTDQTDQLKPMPEDWQRALAVVAHPDDLEYGCAAAVAGWTDAGREITYLLATRGEAGIDTLEPEKCGPLREQEQRASAAVVGVTDVEFLDHRDGVIEYGIPLRREIAAAIRRHRPELVITLNHRDTWGGVLWNTPDHRAVGRATLDAAADAGNRWIFPELVEQGLQPWDGVRWVAVAGSSSPTHAVDATAGLERSVRSLLAHRTYIEVLTDEEPEAYCRDFLTGYAQEVAPRFGGRPAVPFELFTR, from the coding sequence ATGACCGATCAGACCGATCAACTGAAGCCCATGCCCGAGGACTGGCAGCGCGCGCTCGCCGTCGTGGCCCACCCCGACGATCTGGAGTACGGCTGTGCGGCGGCGGTGGCCGGCTGGACCGACGCCGGGCGTGAGATCACGTATCTGCTCGCCACCAGGGGCGAGGCCGGCATCGACACGCTGGAACCCGAGAAGTGCGGACCCCTGCGCGAGCAGGAGCAGCGCGCGAGCGCGGCCGTCGTGGGCGTCACGGACGTCGAGTTCCTGGACCACCGTGACGGGGTGATCGAGTACGGCATCCCGCTGCGCCGCGAGATCGCCGCCGCCATCCGCAGACACCGCCCCGAGCTGGTCATCACGCTCAACCACCGGGACACCTGGGGCGGCGTCCTCTGGAACACTCCCGACCACCGCGCGGTCGGCCGGGCCACCCTGGACGCGGCGGCCGACGCGGGCAACCGCTGGATCTTCCCGGAACTGGTGGAGCAGGGCCTCCAGCCGTGGGACGGAGTGCGCTGGGTGGCGGTGGCCGGATCGTCCTCGCCGACGCACGCGGTGGACGCCACCGCCGGTCTCGAACGGTCCGTGCGGTCCCTCCTGGCCCACCGCACCTACATCGAGGTCCTGACGGACGAGGAGCCCGAGGCGTACTGCCGGGACTTCCTCACCGGCTACGCCCAGGAGGTGGCCCCGCGTTTCGGTGGCCGCCCGGCCGTCCCGTTCGAACTCTTCACCCGCTGA
- a CDS encoding NADPH:quinone oxidoreductase family protein: protein MQAWRVHRNGEPSEVMRLEETDRPVPGDGQVVVEVLAAGINFPDALLCRGQYQVRPPLPFTPGVEVCGRTEDGSRVIATPALPHGGLAQYVVADEAALLPAPEALDDAEAAALHIGYQTGWFGLHRRAHLKAGETLLVHAAAGGVGSAAVQLGKAAGAIVIGVVGGPGKAKTAAALGCDLVIDRHTEDIVAAVKEFTGGRGADVVYDPVGGDAYAKSVKCIAFEGRIVVVGFASGTIPTPALNHALVKNYSVLGLHWGLYNTKDPQAVRDCHRELTRLATEGTVKPLISERVPMDRAAAAVQRVADGTSTGRIVVLPSGAAR from the coding sequence ATGCAGGCATGGCGCGTGCACCGGAACGGAGAGCCGAGCGAGGTGATGCGGCTGGAGGAGACCGACCGGCCGGTGCCGGGCGACGGGCAGGTGGTCGTCGAGGTGCTCGCGGCCGGCATCAACTTCCCCGACGCGCTGCTCTGCCGGGGCCAGTACCAGGTGCGGCCCCCGCTGCCCTTCACCCCCGGCGTCGAGGTCTGCGGACGCACCGAGGACGGAAGCCGGGTGATCGCCACGCCCGCCCTGCCGCACGGCGGCCTCGCCCAGTACGTCGTCGCCGACGAGGCGGCCCTGCTGCCGGCGCCGGAGGCCCTCGACGACGCGGAGGCCGCCGCCCTGCACATCGGCTACCAGACCGGCTGGTTCGGGCTCCACCGCCGCGCGCACCTGAAGGCGGGCGAGACCCTGCTCGTGCACGCCGCCGCCGGCGGGGTCGGCAGCGCCGCCGTCCAGCTCGGCAAGGCCGCGGGCGCCATCGTCATCGGCGTCGTCGGCGGACCCGGCAAGGCGAAGACCGCCGCGGCGCTCGGCTGCGACCTCGTCATCGACCGGCACACCGAGGACATCGTCGCGGCGGTCAAGGAGTTCACCGGAGGCCGGGGCGCCGACGTCGTCTACGACCCGGTCGGCGGCGACGCGTACGCCAAGTCGGTCAAGTGCATCGCCTTCGAGGGGCGGATCGTCGTCGTCGGCTTCGCCTCCGGCACCATTCCCACGCCCGCCCTCAACCACGCCCTGGTGAAGAACTACTCCGTCCTCGGCCTGCACTGGGGCCTCTACAACACCAAGGACCCGCAGGCAGTACGCGACTGCCACCGGGAGCTGACCCGGCTCGCCACCGAAGGCACCGTCAAGCCGCTGATCAGCGAACGGGTCCCGATGGACCGGGCGGCGGCGGCCGTCCAGCGCGTCGCCGACGGCACCAGCACCGGCCGTATCGTCGTCCTCCCGTCAGGAGCCGCCCGATGA
- a CDS encoding acyl-CoA dehydrogenase family protein, with the protein MSTPDAGELRRRTRALLAAHPPATTGRTEFLKARFDAGLAWVHYPVGLGGLAAPRSLQPVVDAELAAAGAPDNDPRRIGIGLGMAAPTILGFGTDEQKERFLRPLWVGEEVWCQLFSEPGAGSDLAALGTRAVRDEEGTWVIDGQKVWTSSAHLARWAILIARTDPEAPKHRGISYFICDMTDPGVEVRPLRQITGEAEFNEVFLTGVRIPDSHRLGAVGEGWKVARTTLMNERVSIGGSRIPREGGMIGPVAATWRERPELRTHDLHQRLLTLWVEAEVARLTGERLRQQLVAGQPGPEGSGMKLAFARLNQEISGLEVELLGDDGLLYGDWTMRRPERVDFTGRDAGYRYLRSKGNSIEGGTSEVLLNIVAERVLGLPAEPRDDKDVAWKDLSR; encoded by the coding sequence ATGAGCACCCCCGACGCCGGCGAACTGCGCCGCCGCACCCGCGCACTGCTCGCCGCACACCCCCCGGCCACCACCGGCCGCACCGAATTCCTCAAGGCGCGCTTCGACGCCGGACTCGCCTGGGTGCACTACCCGGTGGGCCTCGGCGGCCTGGCCGCGCCACGCTCCCTCCAGCCCGTCGTCGACGCCGAACTCGCCGCCGCCGGCGCCCCGGACAACGACCCCCGCCGCATCGGCATCGGCCTCGGCATGGCCGCCCCCACCATCCTCGGCTTCGGCACCGACGAACAGAAGGAGCGCTTCCTGCGGCCCCTGTGGGTGGGGGAGGAGGTCTGGTGCCAGCTGTTCAGCGAACCCGGCGCCGGCTCCGACCTCGCCGCCCTCGGCACGCGCGCCGTACGCGACGAAGAAGGCACCTGGGTGATCGACGGGCAGAAGGTCTGGACGTCCAGCGCCCACCTCGCCCGCTGGGCCATCCTCATCGCCCGCACCGACCCCGAAGCGCCCAAGCACCGCGGCATCAGCTACTTCATCTGCGACATGACCGACCCCGGCGTCGAGGTCCGGCCGCTGCGCCAGATCACCGGCGAGGCCGAGTTCAACGAGGTCTTCCTGACCGGAGTGCGCATCCCCGACAGCCACCGGCTCGGAGCGGTCGGCGAGGGCTGGAAGGTCGCCCGGACCACCCTCATGAACGAACGGGTCTCCATCGGCGGCTCCCGCATCCCCCGCGAGGGCGGCATGATCGGCCCCGTCGCCGCGACCTGGCGCGAACGGCCCGAACTGCGCACCCACGACCTCCATCAGCGCCTGCTCACCCTCTGGGTCGAGGCGGAGGTCGCCCGGCTCACCGGGGAGCGGCTGCGCCAGCAACTCGTCGCAGGGCAGCCGGGCCCCGAGGGCTCCGGCATGAAACTCGCCTTCGCGCGGCTCAACCAGGAGATCAGCGGCCTGGAGGTGGAACTCCTCGGCGACGATGGCCTGCTCTACGGCGACTGGACCATGCGGCGGCCCGAACGCGTCGACTTCACCGGCCGCGACGCCGGCTACCGCTACCTCCGCTCCAAGGGCAACTCCATCGAGGGCGGCACGAGCGAAGTACTGCTGAACATCGTCGCCGAACGCGTGCTCGGGCTGCCCGCCGAGCCGCGTGACGACAAGGACGTCGCCTGGAAGGACCTCTCCCGATGA
- a CDS encoding acyl-CoA dehydrogenase family protein — translation MTAPTPADRTPELLYSRDEEDLRAAVRSLLAGRADAPSVIARAESDTPYDRELWQALATGIGAAGLLVPERLDGQGATHREAAVVLEELGRSVAPAPFLTSSVVATETLLALDTRDGPVVGLLTELAEGRRTAVLAVPFSASSAPIVPPDRRAEGGGLHAVIGPVADAAAADVLLVPAADGLYAVEADAPGVRVEPLVALDLTRPLATLTLDGATGTRLAGADAAGRAVDRGLLAGAGLLASEQLGLAEWCLTETVRHTRERHQFNRPIGSFQALKHRMAQLWLEIVSARAAARNAADALAADSPDTPLAVAVAQAYCSRIAVHAAEECVQLHGGIGMTWEHPAHLYLKRAKADATAYGTAGRHRDTVAALMELPAP, via the coding sequence ATGACCGCACCCACCCCGGCGGACCGGACACCCGAACTGCTGTACTCGCGGGACGAGGAGGACCTGCGCGCCGCCGTCCGCTCCCTGCTCGCCGGCCGGGCCGACGCGCCGTCCGTGATCGCCCGCGCCGAGTCCGACACGCCGTACGACCGGGAGCTGTGGCAGGCGCTCGCCACCGGCATCGGCGCCGCCGGACTCCTGGTGCCCGAGAGGCTGGACGGCCAGGGCGCCACGCACCGCGAGGCGGCCGTCGTGCTGGAGGAGCTGGGCCGCAGCGTCGCACCCGCGCCGTTCCTGACCAGCTCCGTCGTCGCCACCGAGACCCTGCTCGCGCTCGACACGCGGGACGGCCCGGTCGTCGGACTCCTCACCGAACTCGCGGAGGGGCGCAGGACGGCGGTGCTCGCGGTGCCGTTCTCGGCGTCGTCCGCCCCCATCGTCCCGCCGGACCGGCGAGCGGAGGGCGGCGGCCTGCACGCGGTGATCGGCCCGGTCGCGGACGCGGCTGCCGCCGACGTGCTGCTGGTCCCCGCCGCGGACGGGCTGTACGCCGTCGAGGCGGACGCGCCCGGCGTACGCGTCGAACCGCTCGTGGCGCTCGACCTCACCCGCCCGCTCGCCACCCTCACCCTCGACGGCGCGACCGGCACCCGACTCGCCGGCGCCGACGCCGCAGGGCGCGCGGTGGACCGGGGACTGCTGGCCGGAGCCGGGCTGCTCGCGTCGGAGCAGCTGGGACTCGCCGAGTGGTGCCTCACCGAGACGGTCCGCCACACCCGGGAGCGCCACCAGTTCAACCGGCCCATCGGCTCGTTCCAGGCGCTCAAACACCGAATGGCGCAGCTCTGGCTCGAAATCGTCTCCGCGCGCGCCGCCGCGCGAAACGCCGCCGACGCCCTGGCCGCGGACAGCCCCGACACGCCGCTGGCCGTCGCCGTCGCGCAGGCGTACTGCTCCCGGATCGCGGTCCACGCCGCCGAGGAGTGCGTGCAGTTGCACGGTGGCATCGGCATGACCTGGGAGCACCCCGCACACCTCTACCTCAAGCGGGCCAAGGCGGATGCCACCGCGTACGGCACGGCCGGACGCCACCGTGACACCGTCGCCGCACTGATGGAGCTGCCGGCGCCCTGA
- a CDS encoding PepSY domain-containing protein — MTRDSHAKNTGFLRAHRLRAAGVACVVLSAALLTGCGQDSGSGSTTAQTSEAARAVPEATKTPSPTGSDTASPAQLTEDQKERKELISATKVTYDKAITTAEDAVSGSKVVDIELKSAKDAADDESASPSPSPTGSPSPTGSPSPSGSPSPGAPPQWVATVATKTGTKHKVHIDAVSGKVLSSAEESDQDTADKAKTAKRMTEAKQTPQQAAKAATDKKKGTVTSVDLDENDQNTLVWQTDVVTKDWKKTTFDVDASNGSITHEETDND; from the coding sequence ATGACACGTGATTCCCACGCCAAGAACACCGGATTCCTCCGTGCCCACCGGCTGCGCGCCGCCGGTGTCGCCTGCGTCGTCCTCTCCGCCGCCCTGCTGACCGGCTGCGGCCAGGACAGCGGCAGCGGCTCCACGACCGCGCAGACCTCCGAGGCGGCCCGCGCCGTCCCCGAGGCCACGAAGACTCCGTCCCCCACCGGGAGCGACACCGCGTCGCCGGCCCAGCTGACCGAGGACCAGAAGGAACGCAAGGAGCTGATCTCCGCCACCAAGGTCACCTACGACAAGGCCATCACCACGGCCGAGGACGCGGTGAGCGGCAGCAAGGTCGTCGACATCGAGCTCAAGAGCGCCAAGGACGCCGCCGACGACGAGAGCGCGAGCCCCAGCCCCTCACCCACCGGCAGCCCCTCTCCCACGGGCAGCCCCTCGCCGTCCGGCAGCCCCTCGCCCGGCGCCCCGCCCCAGTGGGTGGCGACCGTCGCCACCAAGACCGGCACCAAGCACAAGGTGCACATCGACGCCGTCTCCGGCAAGGTCCTCAGCTCCGCGGAGGAGTCCGACCAGGACACCGCCGACAAGGCCAAGACCGCCAAGCGGATGACCGAGGCCAAGCAGACGCCGCAGCAGGCGGCCAAGGCGGCCACGGACAAGAAGAAGGGCACGGTCACCTCCGTCGACCTGGACGAGAACGACCAGAACACCCTCGTCTGGCAGACCGACGTCGTGACCAAGGACTGGAAGAAGACGACCTTCGACGTCGACGCGTCCAACGGCTCGATCACCCACGAGGAGACCGACAACGACTGA